In Anolis sagrei isolate rAnoSag1 chromosome 5, rAnoSag1.mat, whole genome shotgun sequence, the DNA window TAAAACTCTCtgtgtattccttgcttaagaaaaccctgtgaaattcatgtggTGACCAtatggaatagtgggagttgtagtttcacaaggttataagccttctctgctaaagagttctTGTGCctggccaaactacaaatcccagcagtgAACAAGGACACTTAAAGCGGTGCAGCTGTACAGTATTGATACACCTTCAGTCTCAAATGTGATACGAGATTTGTTTGTATAGTTATGATTGTGAGATTTTCTTTCATATGTATTTCTGTACAATGCACCAATAATTAGCATTAACACACAGCGGTGGCGCacagggttaaacccttgtgttggctggactgctgatctgaaggtcagtggttcaaatccatgagaagGAGCGAGTTCctgtctctcagctccagcttcccatacagggacatgagagaagctaccaacagaatggtaaaacatccaggcgtcccctgggcaacatcctttcagactgccaattctctcacaacagaaatgacttgcaatttctcaagttgctcctgacacatacacacatgaaaaGCCCAAAATGATTGGGAAGACACAGTTATATTAAGTAAGTCTTCTCACCTGTGGCTTTTCTTAACACCCCCAGCATATAGGATTAAATTGTAATTAGTAATACTGGACTGTTTTGATTTTGTATCTATTAACATTCCCATAGTCTTCTTAAAATTAAACTCTGGCAAGTGGTAGTTTATGATGTGCAAAGGGACAAAAATTCGGATTTTTGTGAAGGTAGTAGGAGTTGCTGATGTTGGTGATGGTTGTCAGCATCACTTAAATAAAGTACATTTCAGTCTTCCTATGTCCCATAACATGGTATACAGTAAAATATATCTTAATGTTCTgtgtccaggttatctgaagtaGCCTCCATTgatctcttgttttctttttaaaacttgttGAACACATTCATTGTTGTGTGTAGTATGAACTTTTTGGGCTCCTGTTTGGAAGATAAATACTGGCATTTCTATGTTACGGTTCCTTCTTGAATATttaatcatgttttacaacattcCTAAATGGTTACTCAGAAAGATATACCATCATATTTCCAAAGGAATGAGTAAGAAATAGTAGTAGTTATGACAGCAGTGgtatttatatccctctttttctctcccagaGGGGACAAAGCGGCTAACAAAGTGGCTAATCATGTGAATACTAACCCCCTAACAGTGTTTCAATGGaatctgaaaataataataataataaacaggaaaaactcagccgttatcaagacctcaaaatcgaactacaagggctctggcataaaccagttcaagtggtcccagtggtaattggcacaatgggtgctgtgccaaaagatctcagctggcatttggaaaccataaacattgacaaaatcacaatttgtcaactgcaaaaggccaccttacttggatctgcgcgcatcattcgaaaatacatcacacagtcctagacgcttgggaagtgttcgacttgtgattttgtgatacgaaatccagcatatagatctcgtttgctgtgacatactgtgtttttgtgtcagtaaaataataataataatattacagagGGACTTTTTGGCAGAAtagttgaaaaaaatatatagagacAGATTCAAGGACATAACATGTAAATGTTGCCACATGGTGTACATCTCCCTCTGGGTTTATTGTAGAAATTCAAATACCGGGATGCGATATAGGAAACATCCATTTGGTTCCCATATTTCAGTCCATAGACTATCCTTCTGAAAACTTTAAAAGAGCTTTGGTGTGTTGGACCAAAACACTCTCTGGCTGAGCATCCTGTTTCCTGTTGAGACCAACCAAATGCTTCAGTGTTACATTCACGTCCACAGTAATAATAACCAATGATTCCTGTGTCAAGAGTGTTGATCCACTTCTGTATGGAAATTAGTTAACTTTCTGGTctggtctgcttccaggctaaatggAAAGTGTTGGTCATTAcgtataaagccctgaatggtttgggtcGAGGCTATCTGTCAAACCATACCTCTCTATATACACTACCTTGTGTACTGcggtcagcagaggaggccctgctctcagtcgcATCCCTGTttcaatcacggttggtgggaacgagagaaggcACGTTCTCCGTGATCGCTCCCCGCCTCTGACTCActttgcaaagaaataaaaacGGCTCCCACCCTCCTGTCCTTTaaaaaacttttgaaaatgcacttatgcactttagtgtatggagaggaggaggactagtatACCTTAAGCCAATATTACGAGAACGCTGGCAAATTTACTCGCATCTTATAGGTTGCTACGGTAAATTTCAAATCATTACTGATATGTTAGGcactttttaatgcattttagttGTTTAACTTTTCGGGGGACATGTGGGTTTTTTGTGTAGttatgttttatgtaaatattaatatttattttattttatttctgtttcctcTTGTTGATATAAGTTTATTGATGctattttgtattgctttaatttgtgcatttttgttgattatggcattgaatgtttgcctttttgtatgtaaacctctctgagtccccttggggagagagggtggtctataaataaagtattcctTATTGTTAATATGATCATGTCGTTTCAGCCTAAATGTTTAGAAAAATGGCTAAAAATATATATCGCGTTTTCAAAACCTGAGATGATGTTGAAATGAGATAGATTTTTCTTCTCTTACTAGGTTTACTAAATACAGAATTTGCTAACGCAAGACAACATGAATGGATCATCACTGCTGCGGCGATTTCCTCTTGCCCATTTTCTCAAGAATAATCGGAAGCCTTTGAAGAATTTCTGTTGGAGGTCCAGCACTCTGCCTGTTTTCCCATATGGCCAGCAGGCTGATTTGCTTCAGTTGTGCTGTTCAAGGAGGATCCTGCCTTTGAAGGGTCTGAAGACTGGGCCCTGTCATCCCGCAGCGGTAGAGCAGCAGGCCTGGGAGCTCTCCCACAAAGAGCAAAGACTGCTAGACAGACTGTACAATGGACTCATCCAAGGACACAGGGCCTGCTTGGCTGAAGCCATTACTCTCATAGAATCCACCCAGAGCCGGAAGAAAGAGATTGCGCAGGTGCTCCTTCAGAAGGTACTATCCTACCACAGAGAACAAGAGCAGTTAAATAAAGGAAAACCACTAGCCTTTAGAGTGGGTCAGTTCACTTTCGTTTGTTCAGTTCTTCTTGTTCTGGTGTGTTTCCACTTGCCAGTTTTTAAGGAAATGTGGTTCATTTAAGGTTTTAAGGAATCATATTTCTGCATTATTGTTTTGTGAAACTGGTATTGCATGGACTgtgtttagttttttaaaatgatatccTTATATCCTAttgtttcttctttaaaaaaaaccaattttaTATTCACGTAGGTATTTTAACTACCGTATATAAATGATGAGTATACAAAATTAAGAGTATTCACAAAGTAAAATAACACAAGCACAAAAAGGATAAAAACCTAACAAATGTCACAACCTACAAAGATTACATAGATTACACAGTTTCTGACATATTTCCTTATAATAAACAAAAAAGGTTATATGCCACTTCAAACTTGACAGGTTGTGATTATAGGTATTATATCGTTCTTCTCTTTAATTAATCAAAAAACAAATTTTCATAACACTAATGCATATTTCTACTTAAAGTATTACTTTTACATATAAGCACAGCTacttaccatatttcatcacataatagctGCAGTTTTCCTTTGGTCCTGCAAGCctcacatgcactctccttggaaagagtatgtgtgtgtggcgtgcagaccTAGAAAGCACCCACACCTGGCAGtgcctaaaactgaggggaaggggagcgtGGGAAGCCTGCCCATTTCCATCAGTGGGACAAAAGTACTTGTTTTTTCTGACCTGGAATGAAACATCTCATTTGGAAAAGCCCCCTTTTCTGGAGAGGTGCTGAAAAATGAAAATGGGGCCTTATGAAtgaacaaacagaaacagatagtgatattatacaaatgcacaagactaattTCTACAAAGCATATCTATATATAACGTATTACTTTTTGGAAAAACATATAGAGAGCCACAGCTTGTGCAGGCCTGTTCTAACCTGTAAAGAGAAATATGCTATGTAGATGTTCAATTATTGTTTGGTCATGTCAACAAAAAAGTTTTTATAACTTAGGGAACAAGAGTAATCCTAAGCATACTGAATGTAACGTTAATAGTCCATGCATTTAGGGCTTAGTAAATGCAATATTGAGGTTTTTGGTTTCTTATATTACTCAGATACTCATATACTGAGCTGGATTTGAATGCATGGTGTGCTAGAATCAAGGCTTTTATGCTGCTCTCTAGGGTTGTCTGGTCCTCCTGGTGCTGGGAAATCTACCTTTATTGAATGCTTTGGGAAAATGCTCACTGAAAGAGGACACAAGGTGTCTGTGTTGGCAGTGGACCCATCCTCAAGCACTAGTGGTGGTGAGTGCTAGTCATTTCTCATGCTCCTTACTTGTCTAGCAATTTTTTGGGCAGCAATTTTTTAAACAatgtattgtgttaattgttcAAAAATTATTTTAAGAAAATTAAAAAGAAGCAAAGGAACAAATGCCACTATTTAATTTGGCCACTAGCCACTTTGGCTTTACATGGGATACACCCTACTGAAGGTAGTGAAGTTCTAGGCTACCAGAACTTATGGTATAAAACATTTGCTCAACCTCAGTGTACTACAgacctgtttgtttgcttgcttatcTATTGCTGGAGCAGCATTGGCATTATTAAATGTAGCCTGTCTCATTCTAAAAGTTCAGTGTGATTGTTAACAAAAGTGTAAAATTCACCTAAGGTTTCCCAAAAACCATTAATGGAAAATAGTTCTGGAAAGGAACTCTCTGATCCTTCTCCTGCCATCACCTGTAGCTGCCTTATTATTTGCAAAGCTACTCAGGGAAGTTACAGGGAATATAGGCACAACACTGACGAAAGAAATGTCTTACTCAGACAGTGCTTCGTGAAGATTGCAAATGGTAATGTTCATTCTTTTTGAAGAATAAGCCTGATTTGGGTTTGGCGCAAAAGCCCATTATATTTGAATGTTTGAGCTGTTGTGTaattctcttccatccttcaGGTTCTCTCTTGGGTGATAAGACGCGAATGACCGAGTTGTCAAGAGACATGAATGCTTACATCAGGCCGTCCCCAACCAGAGGGACGCTAGGTGGGGTGACGCGGACCACGAACGAGGCTATTCTGCTGTGTGAAGCAGGAGGCTATGACA includes these proteins:
- the MMAA gene encoding methylmalonic aciduria type A protein, mitochondrial isoform X1, with protein sequence MNGSSLLRRFPLAHFLKNNRKPLKNFCWRSSTLPVFPYGQQADLLQLCCSRRILPLKGLKTGPCHPAAVEQQAWELSHKEQRLLDRLYNGLIQGHRACLAEAITLIESTQSRKKEIAQVLLQKVLSYHREQEQLNKGKPLAFRVGLSGPPGAGKSTFIECFGKMLTERGHKVSVLAVDPSSSTSGGSLLGDKTRMTELSRDMNAYIRPSPTRGTLGGVTRTTNEAILLCEAGGYDIVLVETVGVGQSEFAVADMVDMFVLLLPPAGGDELQGIKRGIIEMADLVAVTKADGDLVVPARRIQAEYVSALKLLRKRSKVWRPKVMRISAKTGEGITDIWDNMIEFRELMLTSGELLTKRKRQQKVWMWNVIQESMLYHFRNHSAVRDQIPLLEGKVVSGILSPGLAADLLLKAFKEKS